A genomic region of Leptolyngbya sp. NIES-2104 contains the following coding sequences:
- a CDS encoding DUF58 domain-containing protein, whose amino-acid sequence MISSRRTYGLLLVSGAIAAVLFLFNPGLSIALLLLFDLIVLGLAFWDSSQVKPYRVKVDRQVASRLSIGRDNLVTLGVESGEKPVEVRIYDPYPIEFAVSSMPLAIKLGANLNQQLSYTVNPSYRGEYHWKDIQVQQLSPWRLAWHRWKIPQEQKVSVYPDLIGLRSLSIRLTLESSGSIRRARRLGIGTEFSELREYGIGDDPRFIDWKATARRGQPLVRVLEPEQEQTLIILLDRGRLMTSQVKGLSRFDWGLNATLALALAGLHRGDRVGVGVFDRQVQTWIPPERGQAHLNHLIERLTPIQPEILEPDYLGAVTTLVNQQARRALVVVITDIVDMTASSELLAALGRLTPRYLPFCVTLRDPQVDQQAHTVTEDLPSTYERAVALDLIAQRQLAFSTLKQRGVLVLDAPANQITEELIDRYLQLKARNQL is encoded by the coding sequence TTTGATTGTTCTAGGACTTGCATTTTGGGATAGTTCACAAGTCAAACCTTACCGCGTAAAGGTCGATCGCCAGGTGGCATCAAGATTGTCGATCGGGCGCGATAATTTAGTAACTCTGGGCGTAGAATCAGGCGAAAAACCCGTAGAGGTTCGGATTTATGACCCGTATCCGATCGAGTTTGCTGTCTCATCGATGCCACTCGCAATCAAGCTAGGCGCAAATCTAAATCAGCAACTTTCATACACCGTAAATCCTTCTTATCGAGGTGAATACCACTGGAAAGACATTCAGGTGCAACAGTTAAGTCCGTGGCGGTTAGCGTGGCATCGTTGGAAAATTCCACAAGAGCAAAAGGTTTCAGTCTATCCAGATTTGATCGGACTACGATCGCTCTCAATCCGTCTCACGCTAGAATCTTCCGGCTCAATTCGTCGCGCTCGTCGATTAGGCATTGGTACTGAATTTTCTGAACTGCGAGAATACGGAATTGGTGATGATCCGCGCTTCATTGATTGGAAAGCGACCGCACGACGTGGACAGCCTTTAGTGCGAGTATTAGAACCGGAACAAGAGCAGACTTTGATTATTTTGCTCGATCGAGGTCGGTTGATGACTTCGCAGGTGAAAGGATTATCGCGGTTTGATTGGGGATTGAATGCGACATTGGCACTGGCGCTGGCGGGATTGCACCGGGGCGATCGAGTTGGGGTTGGGGTGTTCGATCGACAAGTGCAAACCTGGATTCCTCCAGAACGTGGACAGGCACATTTGAATCATTTAATCGAGCGGTTAACGCCGATTCAACCAGAGATTTTAGAGCCAGATTATTTAGGGGCAGTGACAACCCTAGTGAATCAACAGGCGCGACGTGCTTTAGTTGTGGTGATTACCGATATTGTGGATATGACAGCCTCCTCTGAACTGCTCGCTGCATTGGGAAGATTGACACCGAGATATTTACCGTTCTGCGTGACGTTACGTGATCCACAGGTCGATCAACAAGCGCATACCGTTACAGAAGATTTGCCCTCAACGTATGAAAGAGCCGTTGCACTCGATTTGATCGCTCAGCGGCAACTTGCATTTAGTACCTTGAAACAGCGGGGCGTGTTGGTGTTAGATGCGCCTGCGAATCAGATTACTGAGGAATTAATCGATCGATATCTTCAGTTGAAAGCAAGAAACCAACTTTAG
- a CDS encoding glycerol-3-phosphate acyltransferase yields MSLMPVWGSLLIFILCPILGGLPLVGWITRGLSRKRLSELGTGNLSVSAAFYHGGKVVGILAVLSEALKGIFAVLLARSFFPNSPEWEIIALIALVYGRYFIGKGAGTTNVVWGYVVHDPIVSFLVFLIGGIGFTIFRERRSGKFGVLVLFPLITALRHPQETPLILSSIGLAAFLWWIYNQIPDDLDLKSDNAERGSKAMFQFLRDDRSLISLDQTLEAEKVGQKAATLSALKRSGYPVPEAWILLPGDDPKPLIEALHPSREHPLIVRSSAIGEDAESASAAGQYESIPNITHRELLLPAIVRCLESYEQDSAVKYRRDRNVAEASMVVLVQKQIQGIYSGVAFSRDPIARQGDAVLIEALPGNADRVVSGQVTPESYQVNVREVGTDWRLPETTLEVEGAGTVPSTVIQQVAYLARHLEEHFHGVPQDIEWSFDGEQLWVLQSRSITTLFPIWTRKIAAEVIPGAIRPLTWSINRPLTCGVWGKIFTIVLGERAAGLDFTETATLHYSHAYFNASLLGQIFRRMGLPPESLEFLTRGAKFSKPPLRSTVSNLPGLLRLLQREMRLEKDFSRDQELYFKPMLQKLEQPLETQSVSDLLQQIEQILELLERATYYSILAPLSAALRKSIAKVPDEALDNSDTPEVAALRSLSDLATQARSLLSSDKGVFVQLKQTHQGQAILEQFDRLLNQYGYLSEVGTDIAVPTWREEPQPVRELFKQFCLNSSPERSTPKIKNKGVQQRIALKGKVTEIYSRLLAELRWRFVAIEHRWIDSGVLKQSGDIFFLTYDEIRSSNTQLIEQRRSRFDHDRQLAPIPQLVYGDDPPTLQLPTWQASNRLQGIGASVGQVEGTIRVMRSMSGSMNVDRDTILVVPYTDSGWMPVLARVGGLIAEVGGRLSHGAIVAREYRIPAVMDVAHATEILRDGQRVRIDGQQGTVEIL; encoded by the coding sequence ATGAGCTTGATGCCTGTGTGGGGTTCTCTGCTGATTTTCATTCTGTGCCCGATTTTGGGCGGGTTGCCGCTAGTTGGTTGGATCACCAGAGGGCTGAGCCGAAAACGTTTGTCAGAACTGGGAACCGGAAATCTTAGCGTTTCCGCAGCGTTTTATCACGGGGGAAAGGTTGTTGGCATTCTGGCGGTACTGTCTGAGGCGTTGAAAGGGATTTTTGCGGTGCTGTTGGCGCGATCGTTCTTTCCGAATAGCCCAGAGTGGGAAATTATTGCGCTGATTGCATTAGTGTATGGACGGTACTTTATCGGGAAAGGTGCGGGCACAACGAATGTCGTTTGGGGCTACGTGGTGCATGATCCGATCGTGTCGTTTCTGGTGTTTTTGATCGGCGGAATTGGCTTTACGATTTTTCGAGAACGTCGATCGGGAAAGTTTGGCGTATTAGTGCTATTTCCTTTGATTACGGCTCTAAGACATCCACAGGAAACGCCGTTGATTTTAAGTTCGATCGGGCTTGCAGCTTTCTTGTGGTGGATCTATAACCAGATTCCAGATGACTTGGATTTGAAATCAGACAATGCAGAGAGAGGATCGAAAGCCATGTTTCAATTTCTTCGGGATGATCGATCGCTAATTTCACTTGATCAAACTTTGGAAGCTGAAAAGGTTGGACAAAAGGCGGCGACTTTATCAGCATTAAAGCGATCGGGCTATCCGGTTCCGGAGGCTTGGATATTGTTGCCAGGAGATGATCCGAAACCGTTGATTGAAGCGCTGCACCCTTCTAGAGAGCATCCGCTGATTGTACGATCGTCCGCGATCGGAGAAGATGCAGAATCGGCTTCAGCGGCGGGACAATATGAATCGATTCCAAACATTACGCATCGAGAGTTACTGTTACCTGCGATCGTGCGGTGTTTGGAATCGTATGAGCAGGACTCTGCTGTGAAGTATCGGCGCGATCGCAATGTTGCAGAGGCTTCGATGGTGGTACTCGTTCAGAAACAAATTCAAGGTATCTATTCGGGAGTTGCATTTAGTCGTGATCCGATCGCAAGACAAGGCGATGCGGTATTGATTGAAGCCTTACCGGGAAATGCCGATCGCGTGGTTTCCGGACAAGTTACCCCTGAAAGCTATCAAGTGAACGTTCGGGAAGTTGGTACAGATTGGAGATTGCCTGAAACAACACTAGAAGTGGAAGGAGCGGGAACTGTTCCATCAACGGTAATTCAGCAAGTCGCCTATCTAGCGCGGCATTTAGAAGAACATTTTCATGGTGTACCCCAGGACATTGAATGGAGCTTTGATGGAGAACAACTCTGGGTGTTGCAATCTCGATCGATTACCACGCTGTTCCCGATTTGGACTCGGAAGATCGCCGCAGAAGTGATTCCGGGTGCGATTCGTCCTTTAACGTGGTCGATTAATCGCCCGCTGACGTGTGGGGTTTGGGGGAAAATTTTTACGATCGTTCTGGGAGAACGTGCAGCCGGTCTAGACTTTACTGAAACCGCAACCTTGCACTATTCACATGCTTATTTCAATGCGTCGTTACTCGGACAAATCTTTCGACGAATGGGATTACCGCCAGAGAGTTTAGAGTTTCTCACCAGAGGCGCGAAGTTTAGTAAGCCACCTTTACGATCGACTGTTTCAAATTTACCGGGACTGTTGCGGTTACTCCAGCGAGAAATGCGATTAGAAAAGGATTTTTCGCGAGATCAAGAACTCTATTTCAAACCGATGCTTCAGAAGTTGGAACAACCTCTAGAAACCCAATCCGTCTCAGACCTTTTACAACAGATTGAGCAAATTCTTGAACTATTAGAACGAGCGACTTACTACAGCATTCTTGCCCCGTTGAGTGCTGCACTTAGAAAATCAATAGCTAAAGTGCCAGATGAAGCTTTAGATAACAGTGATACTCCAGAAGTTGCAGCTTTACGATCGCTGTCTGATCTTGCAACTCAAGCTCGATCGTTGTTGAGCAGCGATAAAGGTGTCTTTGTTCAACTCAAACAAACGCATCAAGGGCAAGCTATCTTAGAGCAATTCGATCGGTTGTTGAATCAATACGGCTACTTGAGCGAAGTCGGTACAGATATTGCCGTTCCAACTTGGCGCGAAGAGCCTCAACCCGTTCGCGAACTATTCAAACAATTCTGTCTAAATTCATCACCAGAGCGATCGACACCCAAAATTAAAAATAAAGGTGTTCAGCAACGAATTGCATTAAAAGGCAAAGTAACAGAAATCTATAGTCGATTGTTAGCAGAACTACGCTGGAGATTTGTCGCGATCGAACATCGCTGGATTGATTCCGGTGTTCTCAAACAATCTGGTGATATCTTTTTTCTCACTTACGATGAGATTCGTAGTTCAAACACACAACTAATCGAACAACGTCGATCGCGCTTTGATCACGATCGACAACTTGCCCCAATTCCGCAGTTAGTTTATGGCGATGATCCACCTACTCTGCAGCTTCCAACCTGGCAAGCCTCGAATCGACTTCAAGGAATTGGAGCCAGTGTGGGACAAGTCGAAGGCACGATTCGAGTGATGCGATCGATGAGTGGATCGATGAATGTCGATCGGGATACGATTCTCGTTGTGCCTTATACGGATTCGGGCTGGATGCCTGTATTAGCAAGAGTTGGCGGACTCATTGCGGAAGTGGGAGGACGATTATCGCATGGCGCGATCGTGGCACGAGAATATCGCATTCCTGCGGTGATGGATGTCGCTCATGCCACTGAGATTTTGCGAGATGGGCAGCGAGTTCGGATCGATGGACAGCAAGGAACAGTGGAGATTTTGTAG
- a CDS encoding S1 RNA-binding domain-containing protein, producing MPDRTTASFSMEDFEKALEQHDYEFQKGKLVTGKAFSYESDGALVDIGGKSPAFLPIEEASVRRVADVSAILPLDEEREFIIVREQDADGRVTISLRQLELRKVWERLVDLQATNQSLQVRVTGSNKGGVTVDALGLRGFIPRSHLVERENLEALKGQTLSATILDLERDRNKIVLSNRLAARAANFSQLEVGQLVEATVTSLKPFGAFAEFDGTTGLLHINQISKNYIESLSSLLQVGQVIKAMIVDLDEGRGRISLSTRVLENYPGEAIEDFAKVMEEAESRQERARKNLLG from the coding sequence ATGCCAGATCGGACGACTGCTTCCTTCTCGATGGAAGATTTTGAAAAAGCCCTCGAACAGCACGATTACGAGTTTCAGAAAGGCAAACTGGTAACGGGCAAAGCCTTTAGCTATGAAAGCGATGGTGCCTTGGTCGATATTGGCGGAAAATCTCCTGCATTTCTGCCGATCGAGGAAGCAAGCGTTCGACGGGTGGCGGATGTGTCGGCAATTCTCCCACTCGATGAAGAGCGAGAATTCATCATTGTTCGCGAACAAGATGCAGATGGGCGGGTAACGATTTCGCTGCGTCAGCTTGAATTGCGGAAAGTTTGGGAACGGTTGGTCGATTTGCAGGCGACGAATCAAAGTTTGCAGGTGCGCGTAACGGGTTCTAATAAAGGAGGCGTGACGGTGGATGCCCTGGGTTTGCGGGGGTTCATTCCACGATCGCACTTAGTTGAGCGCGAAAATTTAGAGGCGCTAAAAGGACAGACGCTATCGGCAACGATTCTGGATTTGGAGCGCGATCGCAATAAAATCGTGCTCTCGAATCGTCTCGCTGCTAGAGCGGCAAACTTCAGTCAGCTAGAAGTCGGTCAACTGGTCGAAGCAACCGTTACCAGCCTCAAGCCATTTGGAGCGTTTGCTGAGTTCGATGGTACAACCGGATTGTTGCACATCAATCAAATTAGCAAAAACTATATCGAATCGTTGTCTTCACTGTTGCAGGTCGGACAAGTGATCAAAGCCATGATTGTTGATTTGGATGAAGGACGGGGGCGGATTTCGCTTTCGACGAGAGTTCTTGAGAACTATCCGGGAGAAGCGATCGAGGATTTCGCGAAGGTGATGGAAGAAGCTGAATCTCGACAAGAACGAGCGAGAAAAAACTTGCTCGGATAG
- a CDS encoding dienelactone hydrolase family protein, which produces MANFHRIEFEFRSEYKLLRGEINTIVNSSWIKLSNGDLQIDAYLSEPDTAAQGAMIVIQEIFGVNSHIRSITERFAQEGYVAIAPAIFQRTAPGFEVGYSEDDTKLGRSHKDQTTADQLLSDLRTTIAFLQTKGFQEVGAIGFCFGGHVAYLAATLPEVKATASFYGAGIATMTPGGGAPTITRTSEIKGTLYAFFGTQDPLISIEQIDQVEAALEANHIDHKVFRYSAGHGFFCDQRSDYHPEAAADAWEQVKALFSRLTH; this is translated from the coding sequence ATGGCAAATTTTCATCGCATTGAATTCGAGTTTCGTTCAGAATACAAACTGTTGCGTGGTGAAATAAATACGATCGTGAATTCCTCCTGGATCAAACTTTCAAATGGTGACCTCCAAATCGATGCTTATCTGTCAGAACCGGATACGGCTGCACAGGGTGCAATGATTGTGATTCAAGAAATTTTTGGTGTCAACTCGCATATTCGATCGATCACAGAGCGATTTGCCCAAGAAGGCTATGTCGCGATCGCGCCCGCTATTTTTCAGAGAACCGCTCCCGGCTTCGAGGTGGGATACAGCGAGGACGATACCAAACTCGGTCGATCGCACAAAGATCAAACGACTGCGGATCAATTACTCAGTGATTTAAGAACGACGATCGCGTTTCTTCAAACGAAAGGATTTCAAGAGGTGGGTGCGATCGGCTTTTGTTTCGGGGGGCATGTGGCGTACCTAGCGGCAACCTTACCGGAAGTTAAGGCAACGGCTTCATTTTATGGAGCGGGAATTGCTACGATGACTCCGGGCGGTGGAGCGCCGACCATCACGAGAACTTCAGAAATTAAAGGAACGCTATACGCCTTTTTCGGGACTCAAGATCCGCTGATTTCGATCGAACAAATTGATCAAGTGGAAGCGGCTCTAGAGGCAAATCATATCGATCACAAGGTATTTCGGTATTCAGCGGGGCATGGATTTTTCTGTGATCAGCGATCGGACTATCATCCTGAAGCTGCCGCTGATGCTTGGGAACAGGTAAAAGCGTTATTTTCTAGACTAACGCACTAG
- a CDS encoding GntR family transcriptional regulator, whose translation MVQFHIQPDSDIPASTQLYNQILFAIASRQFPPGHRLPSTRQLAMQTGLHRNTISKVYRQLEDAGVVDAQAGSGIYVRDQGHATAAHIKSPLLEQYPQAHKIIQSSLDELVKQGCSLGQARELFLAEVDWRLRCSASVLVTAPSHDIANGEVLLRELERALAIPMQLVPMEELGQILDQTRSSTVVTSRYFIAQAEAIASPKAARVIPVDIYDFEQELKLIKAMQKGTCVGIVSLSAGTVGVAEVIIHSLRGDDLLVMTAQMNDRYKLNAMVRTAQTIFSDQVSCATVKATISASRDDIIRPPQVICCENFIVSKSINLLKRELGLE comes from the coding sequence ATGGTGCAATTTCATATACAGCCAGATAGCGATATCCCGGCATCCACTCAACTCTATAATCAAATTTTATTTGCGATCGCGTCTCGGCAGTTTCCACCGGGACACCGCTTACCGAGTACTCGTCAGTTGGCGATGCAGACGGGCTTACATCGCAATACAATCAGTAAAGTTTATCGTCAACTCGAAGATGCAGGAGTCGTTGATGCTCAAGCGGGTTCTGGTATCTATGTACGTGATCAGGGACACGCAACCGCAGCACACATCAAATCGCCGCTGCTCGAACAATATCCACAAGCACACAAAATCATTCAATCGAGCCTAGATGAGTTGGTCAAACAAGGCTGTTCGCTCGGACAAGCGCGGGAATTATTCTTGGCAGAAGTAGATTGGCGGTTGCGCTGTAGTGCTTCGGTTCTCGTAACGGCTCCCTCACACGATATTGCCAATGGCGAAGTTTTGTTGCGGGAATTGGAGCGTGCTTTAGCGATTCCCATGCAGCTTGTTCCGATGGAAGAACTAGGGCAAATTTTGGATCAGACGCGATCGAGTACGGTGGTGACAAGCCGTTATTTTATTGCTCAAGCGGAAGCGATCGCATCTCCGAAAGCGGCACGAGTGATTCCGGTTGATATCTACGATTTTGAGCAGGAATTAAAGCTGATCAAAGCGATGCAGAAAGGAACTTGTGTCGGTATTGTCAGTTTGAGTGCGGGGACTGTCGGTGTGGCAGAAGTGATTATTCACAGTTTGCGGGGCGATGATTTGCTCGTGATGACCGCACAAATGAACGATCGATATAAGCTCAATGCGATGGTGCGAACGGCACAAACGATTTTCAGCGATCAAGTCAGTTGTGCCACAGTGAAAGCGACGATTTCGGCTTCTCGCGATGATATTATTCGTCCTCCTCAAGTGATTTGCTGTGAGAATTTCATCGTGAGCAAATCGATCAATCTCCTCAAACGAGAGTTGGGATTGGAATAG
- a CDS encoding HD family phosphohydrolase, whose protein sequence is MNSLRSWAQQLQRMCSEGGSHLRHSASVRSLQRVKALQKLTHKPTVPAPVLIVAASIVLTGALGRQFYNQPRLSVGKMATDTITAPNNATIVNKEATEEKRKAARNISVPMFMLDMVASDQARQAVQAQLAKGGTLRQQIGKFPYIETETLSESTQLYLRNAEEWEWKAIVTALQNRSTDPLDKLVDPLQRKAAEELMRYRNQTSFDGVSGLTNQITAARQKYAATIALTQPPYDPTLFEIPDAAWQKTQTEVMQVTDRMLAQGISPGINQAQLETAIALNLQSATPSESRAIATKLLLTSLKPNLVKDEEQTRLQAEKAAQEVQPVIIQVRRGEVIVKEGQEISASNFMVLDYFGLSRRETSWFSLIGFGGLISGAVTLFWLFEQRYHPKGLRNRDYWLIGLMSLSTPLMVIINAPSTNLPAIGFLMGTFYGSVLAMTAVGLITVMLPIGMGLSLMQWVPSAIAGLIVAALAARVRSREELAFLGVGVGLIQGLLYLLFGAMSGVVWYSLLGRAVLEALLGLAWSIVAIGISPYLEHLFDVVTTLRLVELANPNRALLKRLAAETPGTFQHTLFVANLAETAARELGCNVELTRTGTLYHDIGKMHDPLGFIENQMGGANKHDAIADPWISAAIIKKHVTEGIVMARRARLPKAVQAFIPEHQGTMTIAYFYHQAQQRVKADSSIIVDESDFRYDGPAPQSRETGIVMLADACEAALRSLKDATPEEALNMINKILAARWKDGQLDESGLTRSQMSTIAQVFVQVWQQSNHQRIVYPKGKS, encoded by the coding sequence ATGAATTCCCTTCGCTCTTGGGCGCAACAACTTCAGCGAATGTGCAGCGAAGGTGGAAGCCATCTTCGCCACTCTGCGTCCGTACGATCGCTGCAACGAGTCAAAGCACTTCAGAAACTCACCCATAAGCCGACAGTGCCTGCTCCGGTTCTGATTGTCGCAGCCTCGATCGTTCTGACGGGAGCTTTGGGAAGACAGTTCTACAATCAACCGCGTCTCAGTGTGGGCAAGATGGCAACCGATACCATCACCGCACCGAATAACGCCACGATCGTCAACAAAGAAGCGACCGAAGAAAAGCGTAAAGCAGCCCGAAATATCTCAGTACCAATGTTCATGTTGGACATGGTTGCATCTGATCAAGCAAGACAAGCGGTGCAAGCCCAGTTAGCAAAAGGAGGCACACTCCGGCAACAGATTGGAAAATTCCCCTACATTGAAACAGAAACACTTTCAGAATCAACACAGTTATATCTTCGTAATGCTGAAGAATGGGAATGGAAAGCGATCGTTACTGCCCTTCAAAATCGCAGCACTGATCCACTCGACAAGCTCGTCGATCCCCTTCAACGCAAAGCCGCTGAAGAATTAATGCGCTATCGGAATCAAACTTCATTCGATGGTGTATCCGGTTTGACGAATCAAATCACAGCAGCACGACAAAAATATGCCGCGACGATCGCACTCACTCAACCGCCTTACGATCCGACTTTGTTTGAGATCCCTGATGCAGCTTGGCAGAAAACACAGACTGAAGTGATGCAAGTGACCGATCGCATGCTGGCACAAGGCATTTCACCCGGCATCAATCAGGCTCAACTTGAAACTGCGATCGCGCTAAATCTTCAGAGTGCAACTCCATCAGAATCGAGAGCGATCGCGACTAAATTACTCCTCACCTCGCTGAAGCCAAATTTAGTTAAAGACGAAGAACAAACTCGGTTACAAGCTGAAAAAGCAGCGCAAGAAGTTCAACCTGTAATCATTCAGGTTCGACGGGGAGAAGTGATTGTCAAAGAAGGGCAAGAGATATCAGCCAGCAATTTTATGGTGCTGGACTACTTTGGTTTGAGCCGGCGTGAAACTAGTTGGTTTAGCTTGATTGGGTTTGGTGGATTGATCAGTGGTGCAGTGACCTTGTTCTGGTTATTCGAGCAGCGCTATCACCCGAAAGGCTTGAGAAATCGAGATTATTGGTTAATCGGATTGATGAGTTTAAGTACACCGTTGATGGTTATTATCAATGCACCTTCAACGAATTTACCTGCGATCGGCTTTTTGATGGGCACGTTCTATGGTTCAGTGTTAGCCATGACCGCAGTTGGATTGATTACGGTGATGCTACCGATCGGGATGGGATTGAGCTTGATGCAGTGGGTTCCAAGTGCGATCGCTGGATTGATTGTGGCAGCACTAGCGGCAAGAGTGCGATCGCGGGAAGAGTTAGCGTTTCTCGGCGTGGGAGTTGGGCTGATTCAAGGCTTGCTCTATTTATTGTTCGGCGCAATGTCTGGAGTGGTTTGGTATAGCTTACTCGGTCGTGCTGTTTTAGAAGCATTGTTAGGACTTGCTTGGAGCATTGTTGCGATCGGGATTAGTCCTTATTTAGAACATCTATTCGATGTGGTTACAACACTCCGCTTAGTTGAGTTAGCAAATCCAAATCGTGCTTTGCTCAAACGGTTAGCAGCAGAAACACCAGGGACGTTTCAGCATACATTGTTTGTGGCAAATCTTGCGGAGACTGCGGCGCGTGAATTGGGCTGTAATGTTGAACTCACAAGAACTGGAACACTCTATCACGATATTGGTAAAATGCACGACCCACTAGGATTTATTGAAAATCAAATGGGTGGCGCAAACAAACATGATGCGATCGCTGATCCTTGGATCAGTGCTGCAATTATCAAAAAGCACGTTACTGAAGGCATAGTAATGGCACGTCGAGCGAGATTACCAAAAGCAGTGCAAGCCTTTATTCCAGAACATCAGGGAACAATGACGATCGCGTATTTCTATCATCAAGCTCAACAACGAGTCAAAGCTGATTCGTCGATCATTGTTGATGAATCTGATTTTCGCTATGACGGTCCGGCTCCGCAATCCCGCGAAACAGGCATTGTGATGTTAGCGGATGCTTGTGAAGCAGCACTACGATCGCTCAAAGATGCGACTCCTGAAGAAGCTTTGAACATGATTAATAAAATTTTGGCAGCCCGGTGGAAAGATGGGCAGTTAGATGAATCGGGATTAACGCGATCGCAGATGAGTACGATCGCGCAAGTGTTTGTTCAGGTATGGCAACAGTCGAATCATCAACGCATTGTGTACCCCAAAGGAAAGTCTTAG
- a CDS encoding inositol monophosphatase family protein encodes MNPHQLEIFLDIATEAALSAGAVLQTHWGKLEDIREKGRPGDLVTEADRAAEDAVLKVLKRHVPEHPILAEESGQMGDRQSEFLWAIDPLDGTTNYAHQYPFVAVSIALLIEGIPQVGVVFNPIHQELFRAAKGLGATCNRRSIRVSSISELEKSLLVTGFAYDRRQTTDTNYPEFAHLTHLTQGVRRDGAAALDLAYVAAGKLDGYWERGLSLWDIAAGIVLVEEAGGKVTAYDQTPIQLSSGRILATNGRIHDRLSRELLYVESNR; translated from the coding sequence ATGAATCCTCATCAACTAGAAATCTTCCTCGACATTGCGACCGAAGCCGCGTTAAGTGCTGGAGCCGTTCTCCAAACTCATTGGGGCAAGCTCGAAGACATTCGCGAAAAAGGACGACCCGGAGATCTCGTTACCGAAGCCGATCGAGCAGCAGAGGATGCAGTCCTCAAAGTTCTGAAGCGTCATGTACCAGAGCATCCGATTTTGGCAGAGGAATCTGGGCAAATGGGCGATCGACAAAGTGAATTTCTCTGGGCGATCGATCCGCTCGATGGTACAACCAACTACGCGCATCAGTATCCGTTTGTGGCAGTGTCGATCGCGCTTCTCATCGAAGGCATTCCCCAAGTCGGTGTGGTGTTTAATCCGATTCATCAGGAACTATTTCGAGCCGCGAAAGGATTAGGGGCGACTTGTAATCGTCGATCGATTCGAGTCTCTTCAATCAGCGAATTAGAAAAAAGCTTGTTAGTCACCGGATTCGCCTACGATCGACGACAAACCACAGATACGAACTATCCGGAGTTCGCTCATCTCACGCATCTTACTCAAGGCGTTCGGCGCGATGGAGCCGCAGCGCTTGATCTCGCGTATGTTGCCGCTGGAAAACTCGACGGATACTGGGAACGCGGCTTATCGCTTTGGGATATTGCAGCCGGAATCGTCCTCGTCGAAGAAGCAGGCGGAAAAGTCACCGCTTACGATCAAACTCCGATTCAGCTTTCGTCTGGTCGAATTTTGGCAACCAATGGGAGAATTCACGATCGCCTGAGTCGTGAACTTTTATACGTAGAATCGAACAGGTAA
- a CDS encoding DUF3368 domain-containing protein: MIIVSDTSAIGNLAIINYLWLLQSIYGKVLIPDVVAQELSNASRSEIQAVLSLDWIETKKIVNLAMANTLQQDQKLDPGKSCAIVLALEQQADELLMDERRGRQEAAKLGIPIIGILGVLLIAKQRQLIPQVQPILDALIQQASFRVSSALYAQILLQADEPQP; encoded by the coding sequence ATGATCATCGTCAGCGATACCTCCGCAATTGGAAACTTAGCCATCATCAATTATCTCTGGCTTCTTCAGAGCATCTATGGCAAAGTTCTGATTCCCGATGTCGTTGCACAAGAACTCAGTAACGCCTCACGCTCTGAAATTCAAGCAGTTCTATCACTCGATTGGATTGAAACAAAAAAAATCGTCAATCTCGCAATGGCAAACACCCTACAGCAAGATCAAAAACTTGATCCAGGCAAATCATGTGCAATCGTGCTGGCATTAGAACAGCAAGCCGATGAACTCCTGATGGATGAGCGCAGAGGCAGACAAGAAGCCGCGAAATTAGGAATCCCAATTATCGGAATTCTCGGTGTTCTATTGATTGCAAAGCAACGTCAACTGATTCCACAAGTTCAACCCATTTTAGATGCCTTGATTCAACAAGCGTCCTTCAGAGTCAGTTCAGCGCTCTACGCTCAAATTCTACTTCAAGCAGATGAACCGCAGCCATGA
- a CDS encoding UPF0175 family protein, which yields MQITIDLPDNLSLTESDLRQEVAIALFQQDRVSLGSASKIAGMHVMDFQKLISDRGICIHYDVEEFQQDVQHLQERGWL from the coding sequence ATGCAAATCACGATTGACCTCCCTGATAATCTGTCTTTAACAGAGTCAGACTTACGCCAAGAAGTCGCGATCGCACTTTTTCAACAAGATCGCGTCAGCCTTGGTAGTGCCAGCAAAATCGCAGGAATGCACGTCATGGACTTCCAAAAACTGATTAGCGATCGCGGCATCTGCATCCATTACGATGTCGAAGAATTTCAACAAGACGTACAACATCTTCAAGAACGCGGCTGGTTATGA